CGGGCGCCCGGCGGCCGGGCCTCCCGCCGCCCCACCCGCTTCCTGGCCGGACTGCGTCCCGGTTCGTCGGCGCCCGGTGGCGGTGGGGCGGGCGGTGCGGGAGGTACCGAGCGGGGCGGTGGGCAGGCCGCCCGGCGCAAGCGGCGCGGACCTGCGCTGTGCCGGGTGTGCGGCAAGACGCTGACCGACGCCGGCGAGATGAAGCTGATGCGCTGTGAGGACTGCCCGTCCGATATGGACGAGGCACTCTACGAGCGGCTGCGCGAGTGGCGCTCGGGGCAGGCCAGGGAGCTCGGGCAGCCCGCGTACTGCGTCTTCACGGACAAGACCCTGATGGCGATCGCCGAAGCCGTCCCCGGCAGCGAGGGGGAGCTCGCTGTGATCTCCGGTGTCGGCAGCCGCAAGCTGGAGCGTTTCGGAGTCGACGTCCTCGCCATCTGTACAGGTCAGCAGCTTGAGGGCGACGGCGACGAGGACTGATGCAAACTCGTCGAGAAAATAGTTTGCGCCCGCCCTGGTCATCCCCATAGGTTCTTAACCACGAGCACAGCGGCTTCTCTGAAGCTCTGTCCTCGTGCTGTACTTATCCGAATACGCGTGATCGGCCCCGGCCGGTCCCAGAGACGCCGAGAGGAGGCGATTCCAGTGATCAGCATCGACACCAGCTTCATCTGCACCACCGAAATGACCGATCGCTCGGTCGTCTCCGCCTGCTCGCTCGGTCTCTCCGGCTCGGCGTTCATTGGCACCGGTCTGTCCGGCTTCGCTGCCGAACTTCCGGTCTCCCCGCGTGCGGCTCTGCCCGTCCGGGAGCGCAATGAGCGACCGACCAAGGCACTGGCAGCAGGAGTAGTGAAGGCAGAGGCGAAGGCCTATGGCTTCGCAGCCGCCAGTGCCGGAATGAAGCAGACGCACCACCACACGATGTGGGCCTTCCGTGGGCTCGAACCCTGGAGTGATCCAGCCTGATCCATGATCAGGCCGGCGCCTTCAGGGCCGCGGAACCCCACCCGGGATCCGCGGCCCTTCTGTTTTCCCCGATGAGGAAACAAGCGGAGGCGCCTCGGGACCAGCAAGACCCGGTACCAGCCGAAACCCGGTCCACAGACCGGAACAAACAGACGAGGAAAACACCACCGTGCAACTCGAAGCGCACGCCCCGTCCGTACCGCCTTCCGAGACGCTCTCCCCGCCCTGCCCCACAGAGGACTCCACCTTGACCCCGCTCACCGCGCTCACCGCGCTCGACGACGCCATCGAGAACCTCGGCGTACCCGTCCCCTGCCGTTCCTACGACCCGGAAGTCTTCTTCGCCGAGTCGCCGGCCG
This DNA window, taken from Streptomyces sp. SCSIO 30461, encodes the following:
- a CDS encoding WhiB family transcriptional regulator, with amino-acid sequence MQLEAHAPSVPPSETLSPPCPTEDSTLTPLTALTALDDAIENLGVPVPCRSYDPEVFFAESPADVEYAKSLCRTCPLMAACLAGAKERREPWGVWGGELFVQGVVVARKRPRGRPRKNPVAA